In Pseudosulfitobacter pseudonitzschiae, the sequence GGCTATACATGTCACTTTGTGCGTCCCGGTTGGGTGCTGCCCCGACGCGCGGCAGAATAGACCCTAAAAAGGCAAATCAGCCGTCCGCCACGCGCGGGCGGCCTGACGCTTCGACGGTAAGCGTCGCTTCGACAAACACCTGCCGTGCTTCGGCTTCGGCGGTGCGAATGTCCCGCTCAACTCGTATCTGGATATCCCCTGCACCGGCTGCCTCGGCGTCCGAACGGGCTGCCGTGCGCAGGGCCGTTTCCAGCCGTGTCAGAGCCGCGTCCGAGGCCATGAAATCCTCGGGGCCGCTGTCCAGATGCACGCGAAACCGCCCTTCGCTGGGCGAGGTTACAGTCCCACTGCGCCGCATCGTCACCCGCCCCACGACCGCGCCGATGGCATTGGCAACACCTGCGTGTTCCGGCAGGATCATCTCACACCCCATCAGGTCGCCCACCGCCGGATAATAACTGGCAGCCGATGCACCCAATCCGATCACGGGCACGTTCAGGCCGGTATCAATCCGCACAACACCTGCGTGGCGCCCCAACCCGCGTTGCATCAGCACATGGCGGGCCAATACTTCGGCGGACAGACCAAAATCCTGCGGATCTTCGGAAAAAGCAGCCTCTAACAAGGCCAATCCGGTCTGGTGGGTCAACTGATCCACGATAATCTGCGCCACTGCCTGCGGATCACGCGCCAGCATCACGCCTGCGCCTGTTCGCCGTCTGCCGAACAGTTCCAATGCCATCCGCGCTGCATCTGTGTCCCACGCAGAGACCACACCCAGCTCATGCGCGGCATCCGAAGGTGTCACACCTGCGACCTGCACCAAACCACGCTCGACCAAACGCTTGAGCGCGCCTGTCTCCATGCGTGATTTCAACACCTTGCCCAAAGGCCAAACGCCGGTGCCGATCCGGTTCAGCAGATCCGCATCCCGTTCAGGCAGCCCGTGCGCCTCGACACCCTGAACCGCGCGGACAAATCTGGCGTCATGTTCCCCCGGTGTAGCGCTGCGTAATTGCTGCTCTAACACTGGCAAAACCACGTCTGCGGCCTCGTGCGCTATCAACGACACAGGCAACAGCCTGCGCGGTCCCAGCGTCACCCCACCTTGCAACCCCTCGACGGTGAAATGCACCTCACTGTCGCCGCCCAGCCCCGTGGTGCGCATTGCCACCGCTTCGACCATTGTCCGGTACGGGCCCACCCGCGCACCGGCCGGGTCAATCGCCGGACGCCCGTTCTTCAGCATCGCCACGTCCGTCGTCGTCCCGCCAATGTCACTGACCAAAGCTGTCTCGGCCCCTGTCATCCAACGCGCCCCGACAATCGACGCCGCAGGTCCGCTCAGGATCGTTTCGATTGGCCGAGCGCGGGCTTGTGCCGCACTCATCAGTGCACCGTCACCACGCACCACCATCAACGGCGCAGTTATGCCCAGATCCGCCAGCACCTGCTCGGCCCGCTTGATCAGCCGCAGTGTCAGCCCGATCAGCCGCGCATTTAGCACTGCCGTCAGCGCCCGCTTTGGACCGTTCAGCTTGGCAGACAGTTGGTGCGACGCCGACACAGGCCGCCCGGTGATCTGCGTGACCAATTCCGCCGCCCGAACTTCATGCGCCGGATTTCGTGTACCGAATTGTGCGGCCACGGCAAAGCCGCTCACATCTTCCTTATGCGTCTCTAAAAAGGCGATCAGTGCGGCTTCGTCCAGTGTGGCCACCTGCACGCCAGCATGGTCATGCCCGCCGTCCAGCACAATATAGGGGTCACCCTTCAACGCCTCGCGCAGTCCGTGTGCATCCAGATCCCGCTCGCGAAATCCAATATAAACCAGCGCCACGCGACCGCCCTGCCCCTCGACCAGCGCATTCGTGGCCAGTGTGGTAGACAACGACGCCATCGTGACCTGTTCGGCAGCCACCCCCGACTGTGCCAGCACCGCACGCACCGCCGCACCAACGCTAATCGCCAGATCCTGCCGCGTGGTCAGCACCTTGGCGCTTGCAATCACCACCTTCTCGTCACGAATCAACACCGCATCTGTATAGGTTCCGCCTGTGTCTACACCCAACAAGATCGCCATCAGGCTGTTCCCTTCAATCTCGCCACTGCCCAGCGCGCCGCATCGGCCACCGTCGCATCCGCATCTTCACACAGTGCCTGAGCCGCCGGTAGTAGATCCGCGACACCTGAATTTCCGATTGCGTACAATACGTTGCGGACAAATCTATCCCGACCGATCCGCTTGACTGGAGAACCGGAAAATCGCAACCGAAACGCTGCATCGTCCAGCGCCACCAGTTCGGCCAGAGGAGGCGCACCCACCCCGCCGTGATAGCGCATATCGCTGGCCGCAACCGCGAACTTGTTCCACGGGCAGACCGCCAGACAGTCATCGCAGCCGTAAATGCGGTTGCCCATCTTGGCCCGCAGCTCCAGATCCACCGGACCTTTGTGCTCAATCGTCAAATAGGAAATACAGCGCCGCGCGTCCATCTGGTAGGGGCCCGGAAACGCATCGGTCGGGCAGACATCCAGACAAGCCGTACAAGACCCGCAATGCCCCACTTCGGGCGTGTCGGGCTCCAGTTTCAGCGTCGTAAAAACAGAGCCTAAAAAGGCCCAATTTCCCCAATCACGGCTCAGCAGGCTGGTGTGTTTGCCCTGCCATCCCAACCCCGCCGCCTGCCCCAATGCCTTTTCCGGCACGGGTGCTGTATCGACAAAAACCTTGATCTCGCCTCCGGAGGTCTCAATCAACCACCGCCCCAATCGTTTAAGCCGTTTCTTGACGATGTCATGATAATCGCGGCCCTGCGCATAGGATGAAATCACGCCGCGCTCACGTGCTTCCAGTAAACTCATCGGATCGTATTCCGGCGCATAGCTTTCGGCCAACATGATCACCGACCGCGCTTCGGGCCACAGCGCTGCGGGGTTGCCACGCCAGTGCATCCGGTCTTCCATCCAGCCCATCTGGCCGTGATAACCTGCCGCAACAAAGGCCTCTAATCGCGGCGCTGCCTCTGGCACTGAATCCGGCCTACAGACACGCGCCATCACAAACCCTTCTTCAAGAGCGCGGGCGATGACCTGTTGCTTCAGGTCCATGTCGTCTCTGATTCAAGAAATCCCCGAATAGGGCCGCAGGGCAAAAAGCGTGGCCCCGGTATCGCGTGTGCCTCAGAAGTCGAGGTCATTGTAATGCCGTGGGGGCGGAAAGCCGGGAACCTGATCGGCCAGAATATTGCGAAACGCCGGACGGCTTTTGATCTTGGCATACCAGTCCTTGACCACCGCCGACCGGTTCCAGTCAACGTCCGAAATATAGTCCAGCGAAGACAGATGCGCCGCAGCCGCGAAATCGGCCAGCGTCATTTGATCGCCCGCCAGCCAACGGCGATGGTCTAACAGCCATGTCATGTAATCCAGATGGTATTTGATCGCTTTGGCTCCAGCTTTCACATTCTTCGAATCAGGATAGCCCTGCCCCATCATCTTTTTGTTCACCCGCTCGTAGAGCAGTTTCGACGTGACCTCGTTGTGAAATTTATCGTCGAACCAATTGACCAGTCGCCGCACCTCCAGCCGTGCGACCGGATCCTTGGGCAACAATGACGGCTCGGGCCGTGTTTCTTCGAGATACTCGCAGATCGGGCCGCTTTCCGACATGGTGATACCGTCCAGTTGCAGCACCGGCACCTTGGCGGCAGGGTTGCGGCGCAAAAAGTCGGCGTCAGCCTCCCAGTATTTCTCTTCAACCAGATCAACCCCGATCTTCTTCTCGGCAAGGCTTAGACGGACCTTGCGACAGAACGGGGACAGGGGAACGTGAAACATACGGGCCATAGAACATCCGCTGATAGGTGAAAGAAGCGTTCACCTTCCTTGCACGGGCAGACGGACCTTTTCAACTCTGGAAACAGGTTGCCCGACCATCCACGTCGATTGT encodes:
- the fzlA gene encoding FtsZ-binding protein FzlA; the encoded protein is MARMFHVPLSPFCRKVRLSLAEKKIGVDLVEEKYWEADADFLRRNPAAKVPVLQLDGITMSESGPICEYLEETRPEPSLLPKDPVARLEVRRLVNWFDDKFHNEVTSKLLYERVNKKMMGQGYPDSKNVKAGAKAIKYHLDYMTWLLDHRRWLAGDQMTLADFAAAAHLSSLDYISDVDWNRSAVVKDWYAKIKSRPAFRNILADQVPGFPPPRHYNDLDF
- a CDS encoding hydantoinase/oxoprolinase N-terminal domain-containing protein, with the translated sequence MAILLGVDTGGTYTDAVLIRDEKVVIASAKVLTTRQDLAISVGAAVRAVLAQSGVAAEQVTMASLSTTLATNALVEGQGGRVALVYIGFRERDLDAHGLREALKGDPYIVLDGGHDHAGVQVATLDEAALIAFLETHKEDVSGFAVAAQFGTRNPAHEVRAAELVTQITGRPVSASHQLSAKLNGPKRALTAVLNARLIGLTLRLIKRAEQVLADLGITAPLMVVRGDGALMSAAQARARPIETILSGPAASIVGARWMTGAETALVSDIGGTTTDVAMLKNGRPAIDPAGARVGPYRTMVEAVAMRTTGLGGDSEVHFTVEGLQGGVTLGPRRLLPVSLIAHEAADVVLPVLEQQLRSATPGEHDARFVRAVQGVEAHGLPERDADLLNRIGTGVWPLGKVLKSRMETGALKRLVERGLVQVAGVTPSDAAHELGVVSAWDTDAARMALELFGRRRTGAGVMLARDPQAVAQIIVDQLTHQTGLALLEAAFSEDPQDFGLSAEVLARHVLMQRGLGRHAGVVRIDTGLNVPVIGLGASAASYYPAVGDLMGCEMILPEHAGVANAIGAVVGRVTMRRSGTVTSPSEGRFRVHLDSGPEDFMASDAALTRLETALRTAARSDAEAAGAGDIQIRVERDIRTAEAEARQVFVEATLTVEASGRPRVADG
- the queG gene encoding tRNA epoxyqueuosine(34) reductase QueG, which produces MDLKQQVIARALEEGFVMARVCRPDSVPEAAPRLEAFVAAGYHGQMGWMEDRMHWRGNPAALWPEARSVIMLAESYAPEYDPMSLLEARERGVISSYAQGRDYHDIVKKRLKRLGRWLIETSGGEIKVFVDTAPVPEKALGQAAGLGWQGKHTSLLSRDWGNWAFLGSVFTTLKLEPDTPEVGHCGSCTACLDVCPTDAFPGPYQMDARRCISYLTIEHKGPVDLELRAKMGNRIYGCDDCLAVCPWNKFAVAASDMRYHGGVGAPPLAELVALDDAAFRLRFSGSPVKRIGRDRFVRNVLYAIGNSGVADLLPAAQALCEDADATVADAARWAVARLKGTA